CGAGCTCGCGCAGGCGTCGGGCCTGCAGCTGCTGAGCAACGACGCGGGCGTCGCGGGCATGTACCGCTCGGCCGACCGTCCGGCCCCGCACAACGTGTACGGCGACCCGAAGACGTTCTGGGGCCTCGCCAACAGCTCGCACTCCGCGGCGCCCGGCGCCCAGTTCCTGTTCGCGCGCACCGCGGACGAGGCGGCCGCGGTCGCCGGCGGCAAGCCCGCGAAGACGCTCGCGTTCCGGCTCTCGGCGGCGGCGAGCCCGACGTGGACCTGGCAGTCGAGCTCGCGCACCTGGTTGCGCTCGGAGGGGTCGAGCCCGGCCGTCGCCCGCAGCGGCGAGCGGCTCGCGGCGACCAACGTCGTCTCGATCGTCGCGAACCACCCCGACACCAGGTACCCGGCGCAGGGCGGCGCGCGCGTCCCGACGTACGACCTGGTGGGCTCGGGCACCGGCACGATCGCCACGGGCGGCCGGACCATCGAGGTGACGTGGAAGAAGGCCGCGCAGGACAAGCCGCTGCGGCTGTTCCTGCCCGGCGGTGAGCCCGCGCTCCTGGCGCCCGGCAACACGTGGGTCGAGCTGGTCCCGAAGGGCAGCGGGTCGCTCACCGTGAGCTGAACGTGCACCCCGGCTAAGGCCCGTCTCCGCCCTGGGGTGGAGGTCCCGCACGGCCGGGCCCGCCCCGCGGCTGACCCGCGGCCGGCCAGGACGGCACCCACGTCCGACGCGGCCCGCACGGGGTGCGCGTGAGGCTGGAGCCATGACCACCACCTCGCTCCACGAGCCCGTCGAGCACGACACCGCCGGCATCGGCGCGGTCGTCGCCGCGGGCGTCATCCTCATCGGCTTCGCGATCGGTGCGGCGTTCGCGCTCGCGCAGCTCGTCGACCTCGCGTCCTGGGTCACCCAGGGCTGACAGGCGGACCGCTGACGCGGCGACCGGCGCCCGCCGGGCCGCGCGTCAGTACGCGTACGGGAAGCCCGACCAGTCCGGCTCGCGGCGCTCCAGGAACGCGTCGCGCCCCTCGACGGCCTCGTCCGTCATGTAGGCCAGACGCGTCGCCTCGCCCGCGAAGACCTGCTGACCCGCCAGGCCGTCGTCGGCCAGGTTGAACGCGAACTTGAGCATGCGGATCGCCTGCGGCGACTTGGTCGCGACGATCCGGGCGTACTCCAGGCCCGCGTCCTCGAGCTCGTCGTGCGGCACCACGTCGTTGACCGCACCCCACGCCAGCGCCTGGTCCGCGGAGTACTCGCGGGCCAGGAAGAAGATCTCCCGCGCACGCTTCTGACCCACCTGCCGGGCGAGCAGCGCCGAGCCGTAGCCGCCGTCGAACGAGCCGACGTTCGCGTCGGTCTGCATGAACCGCGCGTGCTCGCGGCTCGCGATCGTCAGGTCCGCGACCACGTGCAGCGAGTGCCCGCCGCCCGCCGCCCAGCCGTTGACGAGCGCGACGACCACCTTGGGCATGGTCCGGATGAGGCGCTGCACCTCCAGGACGTGCAGGCGCCCCGCGCGCGCCGGGTCGATCGCCTCGGCCGTCTGCCCCTGCGCGTAGCGGTAGCCGTCGCGGCCCCGGATGCGCTGGTCGCCGCCCGAGCAGAACGCCCAGCCGCCGTCCTTGGGGCTCGGGCCGTTGCCGGTGAGCAGGACGGTGCCGACGTCGGAGGACATCCGTGCGTGGTCGAGCACGCGGTACAGCTCGTCGACGGTGTGCGGCCGGAACGCGTTGCGCACCTCGGGCCGGTCGAACGCGACGCGCACCACCGGCAGGTCCCGCTCGTCGGCGCCCGTGCGGTCCACGCCGCGGTGGTACGTGAGGTCCGTCAGGTCCTCGAGCCCGCGGACCGTCCGCCAGCGGCTCGGGTCGAACGTCGTGGACACCTGGGTCGGCAGCTCGCTCACGGCGCCACCCTAGTCAGCGGTCCCGCGGCCCGGCGCCGTAGCCTGGGCGCGTGCTCGCCGGGGACGTGGTCGTGTGGTCCGTGCCGTTGCGCACCCGGTTCCGTGGGCTGGACGTGCGCGACGGCGTGCTGGTCCGGGGCGACGCGGGCTGGGCCGAGTTCTCCCCGTTCTGGGACTACGACGACGCCGAGTCCGCGGGCTGGTGGCGCGCGACGCGTGAGGCCGCGGACCAGGGCTGGCCGGCGCCCGTGCGGGACCGCGTGCCGGTCAACGTCACGGTGCCCGCGGTGGACGCGGCCACCGCGCACGGCATCGTGACGGGCTCCGGCGGCTGCCGCACGGCCAAGGTCAAGGTCGCCGAGCGCGGGCAGAGCCTGGCCGACGAGGTCGCGCGCCTCGAGGCGGTGCGCGACGCGCTGGGCCCGGGCGGCGCGATCCGGGTCGACGCGAACGCGGCATGGGACGTCGAGGAGGCGGTGCGCCGGCTCGCGGTGCTCGACCGTGCCGCGGGCGGCCTGGAGTACGCCGAGCAGCCGGTCCCCGGTGTCGCGGACCTCGCCGCGCTGCGGCGTCGCACGCACGTCCCGCTGGCCGCGGACGAGTCGATCCGGCGTGCGGCCGACCCGCTCGCGGTCGCGCGTGCGCACGCCGCGGACGTCGTGGTGCTCAAGGTCCAGCCGCTCGGCGGTGTGCGCGCGTGCCTCGAGCTCGCCGAGCGGATCGGGCTGCCGGTGGTCGTGTCCTCGGCGCTCGAGTCCTCGGTGGGGCTCGCCGCGGGCGTCGCGCTCGCGGCCGCGCTGCCCGAGCTGCCGTACGCGTGCGGTCTGGCGACCGCCCAGCTGCTGGGTGCCGACCTGGTCACGGCGCCGCTGCTGCCGGTCGACGGCGCGCTGCCCGTGCGCCGCACCGAGCCGGACCCGGCGCTCGTGGCCGCGGCCGCCGCGGACGACACCACGAGCCGTCGCTGGCGCCGCCGCGTGGCCGCGGTGCGCGCGCTCGCCGACGCGCGCGACCAGGCATGATGGCGGGCGTGACGCCGCCCGACGAGCCCGCAGCCGAGGTCGCCCCCGGCCCGCCCGCGGTGGCCGCGGCGCGCGTGCTGGTGCAGGCGCTGGCCGCGCTCGGCGTCGAGGACGTGGTGCTGGCGCCCGGGTCCCGCAGCGCGCCGCTGGCCTACGCGCTCGCGGAGGCCGCGCAGCCCGACGACGCACGTCCGCCGGGTGCCCCCGCGCTGCGCCTGCACGTGCGCGTCGACGAGCGTGCGGCCGCGTTCCTGGCGCTCGGCCTGTCGCGGGCCTCGGCGTTCGCGTCGGACGCGGGCCCGCGTCCCGTGGCGGTGGTGACCACGTCGGGCACCGCGGCGGCCAACCTGCACCCGGCGGCGCTCGAGGCGCACCACGCGGGCATCCCGTTGCTGCTCCTGACCGCGGACCGTCCCCACGAGCTGCGCGGCACGGGCGCCAACCAGACCACGGACCAGGTCGGGCTGTTCGGCTCGGCGACGCGGCTGACGGTCGACGTGCCCGCTCCGGTCGGCCTGCCCGACGAGCCGCGCGACGTGCGACGGCTCGCGGTGCGGGCCGTCACCGCGGCGACCGGCGCCCGCACGGGCGACCCCGGGCCCGTGCACCTCAACCTCGCCTACCGCGACCCGCTGGTGCCGGGCGACGATCCGTGGCCCGCGCCGTCGACGGTGGGCCTCGCGCACGTGCACGCGGCGCGTGCGACGGGCCCGGCCCCGGCCGCCACGGGTGCGCTCCCGGCGCTGGCCATGCGGGCCGAGCGGGTCGAGGCGGACGTGCGGCCGGCCCCGCGCCGCGGCGGCAGGTCGCGCGGGATCGCCACGGTCGTCGTCGCGGGTGACGGCGCCGGGCCTCTCGCGGCGCGTGTCGCGGAGGCCAACGGCTGGCCGCTGCTCGCCGAGCCGTCCTCGGGGGCGCGCGGCGGACCGTGCGCGATCGGTGCGTACCGGCTGCTGCTCGCCGACGACGCGCTGGGTGGACGCGTCCGCCGGGCCGTGGTGCTCGGCCGGCCGACGCTGTCCCGGCCCGTGCAGCGGCTCCTGGCCCGGGACGACGTCGAGGTGCTCGTCGTCGCGCCGCGCGGCGCCGACTGGCCGGACGCGGCGCGCAACGCCGACGAGATCCTGGTCGAGGTGCCCGCGCGCATGCGCCAGGGCCGCATGCCGGGACCCGTCGGCTGGCTCGAGGCGTGGCTCGAGGCGGACGCACGCGCGGCCCGGGCGATCGACGACGTGCTCGACCACGGCCCCGAGGCCGAGCGGGGGCGACGGTCGCGCACCGGCGCACGCGTCACGGGGCCGGTGCTGGCGCGTGCCGTCGCCGCGGTCAGCGACCCGCAGGACGTGCTCGTCGTGGGCTCGTCCAACCCGGTGCGGGACCTGGACCTGGTCGCGCGCTGGTCCAGCCCGCCGCTGGTCGTCGCGAACCGGGGGCTCGCGGGCATCGACGGCACGATCGCGACCGCGACGGGCATCGCGCTCGGGCTGCCGCGGCGGCGCGTGCGTGCGTTCGTC
The Cellulomonas gilvus ATCC 13127 DNA segment above includes these coding regions:
- a CDS encoding DUF3048 domain-containing protein, coding for MTPRSIRRAPSAPALRVVGLVGVLALTLVGCSGDPEPQETPSPVVQGPTIDPDKQPVPTPSVAPVWPLTGVAAKGTVKERPALAVKIENTSAARPQTGLEDADVVWETIVEFQVSRFVAVYHSHTPAEIGPIRSVRPMDPLILAPTNGLLAFSGGQRGILELAQASGLQLLSNDAGVAGMYRSADRPAPHNVYGDPKTFWGLANSSHSAAPGAQFLFARTADEAAAVAGGKPAKTLAFRLSAAASPTWTWQSSSRTWLRSEGSSPAVARSGERLAATNVVSIVANHPDTRYPAQGGARVPTYDLVGSGTGTIATGGRTIEVTWKKAAQDKPLRLFLPGGEPALLAPGNTWVELVPKGSGSLTVS
- a CDS encoding 1,4-dihydroxy-2-naphthoyl-CoA synthase, producing the protein MSELPTQVSTTFDPSRWRTVRGLEDLTDLTYHRGVDRTGADERDLPVVRVAFDRPEVRNAFRPHTVDELYRVLDHARMSSDVGTVLLTGNGPSPKDGGWAFCSGGDQRIRGRDGYRYAQGQTAEAIDPARAGRLHVLEVQRLIRTMPKVVVALVNGWAAGGGHSLHVVADLTIASREHARFMQTDANVGSFDGGYGSALLARQVGQKRAREIFFLAREYSADQALAWGAVNDVVPHDELEDAGLEYARIVATKSPQAIRMLKFAFNLADDGLAGQQVFAGEATRLAYMTDEAVEGRDAFLERREPDWSGFPYAY
- a CDS encoding o-succinylbenzoate synthase, with the protein product MLAGDVVVWSVPLRTRFRGLDVRDGVLVRGDAGWAEFSPFWDYDDAESAGWWRATREAADQGWPAPVRDRVPVNVTVPAVDAATAHGIVTGSGGCRTAKVKVAERGQSLADEVARLEAVRDALGPGGAIRVDANAAWDVEEAVRRLAVLDRAAGGLEYAEQPVPGVADLAALRRRTHVPLAADESIRRAADPLAVARAHAADVVVLKVQPLGGVRACLELAERIGLPVVVSSALESSVGLAAGVALAAALPELPYACGLATAQLLGADLVTAPLLPVDGALPVRRTEPDPALVAAAAADDTTSRRWRRRVAAVRALADARDQA
- the menD gene encoding 2-succinyl-5-enolpyruvyl-6-hydroxy-3-cyclohexene-1-carboxylic-acid synthase, which codes for MMAGVTPPDEPAAEVAPGPPAVAAARVLVQALAALGVEDVVLAPGSRSAPLAYALAEAAQPDDARPPGAPALRLHVRVDERAAAFLALGLSRASAFASDAGPRPVAVVTTSGTAAANLHPAALEAHHAGIPLLLLTADRPHELRGTGANQTTDQVGLFGSATRLTVDVPAPVGLPDEPRDVRRLAVRAVTAATGARTGDPGPVHLNLAYRDPLVPGDDPWPAPSTVGLAHVHAARATGPAPAATGALPALAMRAERVEADVRPAPRRGGRSRGIATVVVAGDGAGPLAARVAEANGWPLLAEPSSGARGGPCAIGAYRLLLADDALGGRVRRAVVLGRPTLSRPVQRLLARDDVEVLVVAPRGADWPDAARNADEILVEVPARMRQGRMPGPVGWLEAWLEADARAARAIDDVLDHGPEAERGRRSRTGARVTGPVLARAVAAVSDPQDVLVVGSSNPVRDLDLVARWSSPPLVVANRGLAGIDGTIATATGIALGLPRRRVRAFVGDLTFLHDVGGLLRGPAEPAVDLQVVVANDDGGSIFMTLEHGEPAHADVFERVFGTPHGADLAALCAGYGVRHTRVVDVDGLLPALAAPGRGVSVVEVRVDRSGRRDQAARLAAAVARAARGA